In the genome of Natronomonas salina, the window TTCGGCAGTGCGATCTCCTCAACGTCCAATTCCTGGAGGTCCTCTTCGCGGAGCTCGGAGATGATAGAGAGCCACAGCCGAAGCTTTCCGATTTCGACCGCTGGCTCCATGATGTCGACGCCGTAGATGTTGTTGGCGACCGTGGTCTTCTTGAGCCGGTGTCGGCTCGGATGCGAGTCCTGCTGGGCGTAGAGCGCCTCACGGACGTTCACTAGCTCTTCCATCACCGAGGTTAGAAAGTGTCCGCTCCCCATCCCAGGGTCGACCACGTAAAACTCGTCGATCTCTGCGAGCAGTCGTGTCAATAGATCGCCTGAGCCCGGTAGCCCGTCGATGAGCTCGTAGAGCGTTTCGTATTGATTGAGTTCAGCTTCTGGCCAGTCGCGCTCCTCTCGGAGCACGTCCTTGAAGCGTTCGGTGAGGGCTGGTCGAACCGTCTCTTCGGCACAGAAGCGCGTGATCTCACTCGGCGTGTAGTAAGCTCCTAGATCGGCGTTCTGGTCGCCAGGATCGGTCGTGAGGTAGTTGATCGTCTTCTCGAAGACACTACCGAGGACGCTCGGATCGATGTCTGTCGGGCCACCATCGGTGGAGAACCGGTAGCGTTCAAGGAGGTCAATGATGGATTCGAGCACACTGTCTCGGACGTCGAAGTCGCGCTCGTCGACCGAGGACGATCCGCCATTGAGCTCGGGTCTGAACAATCCGCCGTTCAGATACGGGATATCTGAGTAGACATCGACGCCGGTCACTTGGGGGTCTCGATCGTCTGGCTTCTCGTTGAAGACCTCGTAGAATAACGGCTCCAAGAACGTCTTGTAGAACGTCTGAGGGTATACGCCATCTTCGTAGGTATCTGTCAGTACGTCTAGAAGGTCAGAGCGGACGATTCGCTTGTCCTCGAGGAACTTGATGAAGAGTAGCCGGTTCATGAGGTCGACGGAGAACAGCCGGACATCGTCTCCGTCTGCATCCTCAGGTGGGATGATGCCTTCACCGATGAGGCTCCTTGCCCGGCGTTCCTCAGCATCCTCTTCGACCCCGAAGACGATCTGGATGTAATCATCGTAGAACGCGTCGGTGATCTCCTCCTGGGTCCGTTTGATGACTTCCCGGGCATCGTCGATAATCGCACGGAAGTTATCGAACTCGAAGGAGCGAGCCAAGGTGGCGATCAATTCCCGGTGATCCTCAGAGACAACTTCCGTTGGCGGGGCTTGTTCGGTGGTCAGGTTCTCGAACAGCCGGAGGAAGACTGGTTGGAGGTCAACCTCCTCAATCACGCTATGGCTGTACGAGTCGGGATCGTATCTGATGAAGATCCATCGGACTCCATCTGTTGCGAACCCGTAATCGCTCTCGAACTCACGTTGGCTCAACCAGCTCTTGACCTGATCGAGACCATGTCCACGATCACGGAGAGGTTTGTTGATTGGTTCGGCTTCGATGAGCAACCGGCTTGAGGCGACGCTGTCGACGTCTCGAAGGGAGACTGCGTAGTCAGCTTGCTCTCCTCGTCCTCCGGAGAATCCTCCAGCCTCGTACCCGTACTCGTCGTAATTGAGCACATCAAGGAGAGGTTCGATTACTCGGGCCTTGGTGGTGGGTTCGGGGTCGAGTTGGTCGCGTGTGAAGTCCGACCGGAGAACGTATCTACCGGGGTCGGACCGGAAGACCTCGTCCAGTGTGTCGTCGTCAATCTGCTCTCGGAGGCGCGTAATGCTCTCGTGAATCGTCTCGATGATCCGGTTCTCGTCCTCGGTGGTTACTTCGGTCTCGAACTCCGAGAAGTCAAACACTGCCTGCGTTCCTGGGGCGGACATCAGTTAGACGTCCGGCGTTCTCCCTTGCAGGTCATTAAGCTACCCCCGGTTTCGGTTGGCCTCGTCATCCCGCGAAGATTGCTCCCTCGATAACACCCCCTCCGTGTTCTCCTTGCGGTGTGCTGGAACTGAGAGTATCAAGAGGAGACTCACTTTGATTCGCACTAAGGATTTATGATGTTACCAGGTACATTGGGAGCAAAGGGTCGGGGGATGACTGATATATCATCGGAGGTCATGGAGAGCCTCTATCGTGAAGAGAAGATCTTAGCGGAGGATGTCTCTTGGGACCACCGCTTCGATGCGAGGTACAGTTTGAATGCCCTGGTACATGCGATAGAGAGCGATGCTGTTCTGACCGTACGAGGAGAGATCTGGGAGAAAGGGTATAGCTTCTCTCTGCACTACAGGAACAACATCATACGGCTTTGGGACTTCAACGACCATCACCAGGGCATCGAAGGTGGCCATAAACATCCGTATACACCAGATGCGGAGTATGGGGAGCCGTATCCAGTAGACGATGTGTCTACTTCCGACGTGAACCAAGCGCTTATTGACTTCCTTGAAGAATGCACAATAAGGCACGAGGACGCTACCATCGACGAAATCAGGGGGATTGAGGACTATGTTTGACTGTACTGACACCATTCGTCCGGCGCTCGAGGACGCACTCGATGCCTTCGAGATCGAGCGTGATGATAACAGTTGTCGAGTCCTCACCCCCTTCCAGCAGCAAAACGGTGACCTCGTGCGACTCTGGATTCAACCGAAAGCTGGTGATCAGCTACTCATTCGAGACTACGGAGAGACCTTCGCTATGCTGGAGCTCTATGGCGTGAATCCAAAGTCCGACGCGAACAAGCCCCGTGTTCGAACCATCAAGAAGCGCTTCAATCTGGTCGATGGATTCGAGGGTGAAATCGCTGCTATCTCTCCCTCAGCTGAGCTAGGGCATCGAATTGTGGATGTGATTCAGGCAGTTCAGGCGGTCTCGTATCTGATATACACTCACCAAACCAAGCAACCGTCTCGGTTTAGAACAACTGTATCCGAGTACTTGGAAGGAGTTGGGTACGACTACAAATCACCCGCTGAAGTCCAGGGTGCTACTGAACCTCGCGAGTTCGATATTGGAATCAATCATCGTGAGCCAATGGTCCTATTGGATACCGTGCATTCGAAGCGTCCGTATCTATTGCGTCAACAGGTTGACCGCGTGAAACTCAATTGGTGGGAGATCCAAGACACGGACTATTCCCACGGTGCGATAATAGACGATGTTGATGGACTATATGAGGACGAGATAGTAGACCAGTTAACGGACTCTCTGGACTATTGTTTCCGCTGGTCTAATAAAGAAGAGATCACCCAGGAGATCCCTGTCAAAGCGTAATCTCTCGGTCCTCCTATCTTCACAGGTTGTGACAGTCGTCTTCTCTTGGGGGCGGAACCAGCCGATGGATGTCGATCCCCGGTAGCTTTTTGACCCTCATCCTCGGAATAGTTATCACGATGCACGGCCGGCAGGGGGTGCGTTTCAAAATGTGGCGCGACTGTAACCAGCGGGCCCCCAGCTGCCAAAAAGGCTGTCAAGGCAACATAGAGCCTTCCCTTGATTACGAAACGAGTAAAATTATGACGAGCCCGACGGGATTTGAACCCGCGACATCTTGGTCCGGAACCAAGCACTCTGTCCACTGAGCTACGGGCTCCTACCAGTTCGTATCCCGGGCGCCGATAAAACGGTTGTGACACGCCGGCGGCAATCCCACCCTTAATCCGGCCCCGCCACATTAGCTCTAGTATGGATTATACGCTCCAGTACTACGATCTCGTCCTCGTGGCGATCATCGGTTCGATCGCTCTCGGCGGCGCCATCGGGGCCCTCACCCCGATCGCGATGCCCTTCGCCATCGTCCTCCTCGGCGCCGTCGCGATCGCCTTCATGGGCCACGCGATGTTCGTCAACGGTCCGGTCGACGACTTCGAGGACCTCACCCAGGAGGTCGACGAGAACCCGATCAACCCCGGGCTACTCGACTAACGGTCCACGAAGCACGCACCGAACGACACCGAGTCGGAATACCGATCTCGCAGCGAGAAAACGACGCGCAGAATTCTATCGACAGTCGATTACGGCGATTCGCCGGTCTCCAGCGTCAGGTCGGACTTCGGATAGGCGACACACGTCAGCGTGTAGCCCTCGTCGAGCTCGGGTTCGCCGAGCATCTGGTTGGTGTGGTGTTCGACGTAGTCCTCGGCGTTGCCGCCGTCGGTGATGTGGCCGGCACACGAGATGCACTGGCCTTCACGACACGCGTAGGGGAGGTCCCAGCCCTCGTCCTCGCCGGCCTCCAGCAGCGTCTCGTTCTCCTGGACCTCGACGGTCTCGCCCTCCTTGACGTACTCGACCTCGAAGACCTCGGCCTCGTCGTCGGGGATCGCCGCCGGACTGTCGTCGCCGGATTCGCCCTCCGCGAGTTCGCCCTCGCCTTCGCCCCCGGCGCCGCCGACGGCGGCGACCGCGCCGCCGCCACCGATCGACCGGTTGCCCGGCTCGGGGAAGTCGGTCTCGGGGACCGTCTCCGCGCGCCGCTCGAGGACGTCCTGGGAGATGTCCTCGCGGGGCGTCCACTCGGAGCCCTTCGAGTAGTGCAGGACGACCGCAGCGAGCGTCAGCAACGCCCCGCCAGCGATTCCCACTGTCGTAGCAGCCATATCGGGTGGTTCGGACAGCCCCCTCAATAGCGTTGTGATAGAGTTACGAGCGCATACCCCCTCTTCAGGCGGGGTCAAGTGGATAATAGCGTACACCCCCACCGACGACGGCACGACTGGATTTTCCACCGATTCACCGTCAATATTAGATACCAACACTCCATACTGTGCAACACGGATGAAGACCACACGGCACGCGACCTACAACCTCAACTACCACATAGTGTGGTTGCCGAAGTACCGCAACTCGGTACTCGCCAACGAGGTTGCAGACCGTGTGCGAACCATCCTCCACGAAATAGCCGACGACAAGGGTTTGGAGATACTCAACCTCACCGTTCAGCCCGACCACATTCACCTCTTCATCAGTAGTCCGCCGAAAAACGCCCCCTCGCTTCTCGCCAATTGGTTCAAAGGGATTTCCTCGCGAAAATACAATCACCGCTACGCGGACAACGACGGTGAGAAGATTCGATGGACGCGGGGCTACTACGCAGGAACAGCAGGCAGCGTCTCCAGCGAGACAGTCAAGAACTACATCCAACGTCACGAGGCGGACGAGTCGTGACCGAACTCACCAAGACGCTGGAACTGAAACTGGTTCAGCCGAACGCACACAAGCGGCGGAAACTCCGTGAGACGCGAGAGGCGTACCAGCAGGCGCTTCACGACACGTTCGGCGCCCGATGTACCACCCAGACCGAAGCGAACGACGTAGTGGTCAACTACGACCTGTCGGGGTATGCGAAGAACGCCCTCAAGAAATATGTCCCGCAGTTGACGACGACATACAACGCGGAAGAACTTCACGACGACCACCCTATCCGGTTCACGAACGAAGGGCTACGCCTCGACCACAAGCCCGAGAACGCAATCGAGTGGTACGTCAAGATCCCACACCATGAGGACTACCATCTCTGGCTGCCAGCACAGCCGAATCCCGAACAGCGGGGCTGGCTGGAAGCGTTGCATGCTGGTGACGCGGAGCTGGGCGAGAGTCGGCTGTTCGAGCGAGACGGGACGTGGTTTCTCCACGTCACCGTCACCCGAGACGTGGAGGATAGTTTCGAGGTGTCCGCCGAAGAACGGACGCCTATCGGAGTGGACATTGGGGAAGCGTCACTCGTTACGGTGTGTCACCGTGACGACCACGGGTCCCCAACCGCTCCTGAACTATGGGCCGATGAGGGCAAGACCGTCCGTCGGCTCCGCAAGACCTACTTCACCGCTACGCGACGGCTTCAAGAACGCGGAAGCGATCGTCTCTCCGAGTCGTTCGGTGACGACCTGTGGAGCCAGATAGACGACGTGTTTCACCGCGTCACCCGAGAAGTTGTAGAATATGCTGAGTCAATCGAGAACCCTGTGCTGGTGCTGGAAGATCTAACGTACATACGGGAGTCGATGGACTACGGTAAGTACATGAACCGCCGTCTTCATGGATGGGGATTCGCCAAACTCCACGCTCAAATCCGCTACAAGGCCGTCGAGAAGGGCATTCCCGTTGAAACAGTGAATCCGCGTAACACGTCGAAGGAGTGCCACGCGTGTGGTGAGGTGGGGTATCGTCCGAAGCAGGCGACGTTCAAATGCACGAACGACGACTGTTGGATGGGCGAATATCAAGCCGACGTGAACGGGGCAGTGAACATCGCAGACCGCTACCTCGGCGGAGAGAGTCGTTCCAGAAAACACGAGAACGACGATGACTCGGCTGAGGATGGGGCGTGTTTGACCGCGCCACAAGACAGCCAAGCCGATGCTAAAACCCAGCAGGCGACGCTTGGAACGTATGCGTCTTGAAACCACAAGGTCGATCAGACGCTCGACCTGAAATCCCGTGGTGGGATTCCCGCCTCTTCAGGCGCGGAAGGAGGTCAATCGCCCTGTTTCGGGGCAATCTGGGAGCCACCCCAGCTGCCAGCGACCGCCTGGTAGCGTGTCACGTCAGAAGCGCATCGACCGCACGAGGCCGTCACTCAGTTATTCAGTACTACGGCGCAGCGTGAAAAGGACCGCCAATTAATGTGACCGGTGCCGAAGGACCGAACAGAACGATGTCCGGCTCGAGACGACACATTTGCGAGTGTGTCCACCACGAGGGTGGCATCGACTGGGGCTACAGGTCGGACGATACTCGGGTGGCAGCGGGGAAGCGAGCAGTGTCCTGGACGGGGACGTCCGAAGAGAGCACGCTATCGCGGGGGAGCGATTGATGCCGTCCACGAGTCGGTTCGTCCTGACCGGTACGCGCGGCGGTGCCGACCGCACGCGGATACTGCTCCTCGTGGCCGACCAGGCCCGGACCGTCAAACAGCTGGCCGACGCGATGGGGCGGGACTGCGCGACGGTACAGAGCCACCTCGAGGTGCTACAGAAGAACGACCTCGTCGATGCACGAGCGAAAGACCGGACGTACTACCGCCCGACACCGCGGGCCAGAGCGGACTGGGAGACCATCGAGAAGGCGGCGGAGAGTCTGGACCGCAAGCAGACGAGAGAGCCGAACCAGCAGCTTCTCTAGGAAGCGTCTCGACCATGATATCCGCGATACTCGGTCGCCGGACCGGCGAATCACGAGCCGTAGCCGGTTTCTCGGCAAACGCACACGTCGCCAGCAGTCCTATCCGGCCAGCACGCCTAGCGTGGATATGGTCAATCAGTTCGTCGACGGCGAGTGGGTGACCGACTACGACCCGACCAACGAGGAGGGGGAGTTCGAACGCCAGCCGACGACGTTCCGCGACCGCGTCGGCAGCGAGGACGCCGAGGCCGGCCGCTATCACCTCTACGTCTCCTACGCCTGTCCGTGGGCACATCGCACGCTCGTCACGCGACAGCTGCTCGGCCTCGAGGACTCCATCACCGTCGACGTCGTCGATCCGTACCGCGACGACGACGGCTGGCAGTTCACCCCCGAGAAGGACAAGTGCACCCCCGACACCGTGAACGGCTTCGACTACCTCCGGGAGGCCTACGTCGAGGCCGACCCCGAGTACACCGGCCGCGTCTCGGTGCCGGTCTTCTGGGACAAACAGGAGGACACCATCGTCAACAACGAGTCCCGCGAGATCATGCGGAACCTCACGGACGTCTTCGCCGACGAGGTCGGCAACGGCGTCGACCTGGTGCCGGACGAACTCCGCGACGACGTCGATGAGGTCCTCGACGCCATCTACGAGCCGATCAACAACGGCGTCTACCGGACGGGCTTCGCCGAGAAGCAGGCAGCCTACGACGAGGTCGTCACGGAGCTCTTCGACGCGCTCGACCACTGGGACTCGGTGCTCGCCGACCAGCGCTACCTCGTCGGCGACCGGCTGACCGAGGCCGACATCGCGATGTACACCACGCTGGTCCGCTTCGACGAGGTCTACCACACTCACTTCATGTGCAACCACCAGTTCATCCGGGAGTACGACAACCTCTGGCCGTACCTCCGGGACCTCTACCAGACCCGGGGCTTCGGCGAGACGACGCACATGGACCACATCAAGGAGCACTACTACACGACCCACCCGGACGTCAGCCCCAAGCGCATCGTCCCGATGGGCCCCGACCCCGATTTCGAGGCGGACCACGACCGGGATTCGCTTGCGGGCGAGCCGCCGGTCTAATTTCTTCTCGCCGTAAATCGCCGGACAGCGCCGTCCTGGGGCAGGTACCGCCGCGTGCAATAGGTATATATGCGTGTGTGTGATACACTACCATGACCATGCCCGACACGAAGCGAGGTCGCGAACGGAAAGGCCAGAAGAAGCGGCAGCAGCGCCGCCGGTTCGAGATCGAGCGCGAGCTCGAGGCGCGAGAACGCGAACTCGACTTCGACGAACTCTACGAGGAAGAGGAGATCGAACTCGAGATCTGAGCTCGCGGGCCTTTCAGTCGACCCGGGCGTTCCGCCATTATCCCTGTCCCGAACGCCCGGATCGGCGCCTGCGGCTCTCGCCATGGTTTCTCCGGCCGAACCAAAAACTGGATAGCGCCGCGGCTCCCATTCCCCGCCCATGGACCGCCGTCAGTACCTCCAGGCCTGCCTCGGTGCCGGGACAGCGGCCGGCCTCGCCGGCTGTACCGACCTGGGCTTCATCGAGACGCAGGAACTGCCCTCCACGCCACCGGTCCTCGAGGACCGCCCGGACCGCGTCTACCACCCGACCCACGTCGACGGCATGGAGATGGTCGGGCAGGCGGAGTCCGACAACGGCGACTACGGCTTCGCGCTCGTCTACACCTACCCGCACCGTTTCTGGCGGGTCGACGCCACCACCGAGTCCGTCGACGATGCCATCCTCAAGGACCCCGACGGCAGCCAGGACGTCCACCTGATGTCGGTGCTGTGGGACCCCCAGACCGGCCGGACGCTGCCGGACGCCGGCATGAGCGTCGACATCCGCAAGGACGGCGAGGCCCTCGACGAGCAGGTCATCTACCCGATGCTGTCGCCGCGGATGGGCTTTCACTTCGGCGCGAACTTCCAGCTCGACGGCGACGGCGACTACGAGATCGCCCTCTCGGTCGGCGGGACGAGCATCCGCCAGACCGGCGACTACCAGGGCCGCTTCGGCGAGCAGGCCACCGTCACCGTCCCCTTCGAGTTCAGCACCGAGGAACGCGACAACATCGGCTTCGAGCGGACCGAGGACGAGGCCGGTGAGGCATCGCTGCCGCCGGTCATGGACATGGACGTCCCCCTCGGCGTCGCCCCGGACCCCGCGGAACTGCCGGGCACCCACCACGGCACCGCAGAGAGCGGCGACGCCCGACTCGAGGTCGTCAGCATGGAAAGTCCGCCGGCCGGCATCGACGGCGACGGCGCGTACCTCGCCGTCTCCGCCCGGACGCCGTACAACCAGCTCGTCCTCCCGCAGATGGCCCTCGACGCGACGCTCGACCGCGACGGCCAGACGGTCTTCGAGGGCGCCCTCGAGCGCACCTTCGACAGCGACCTCGGCTACCACTACGGCGCCGCCGTCGACGACGTCGCATCGGGCGACGCGCTGACCATCGACGTCGTCACCCACCCGCAGGTCGCCCGCCACGAGGGCTACGAGACGGCGTTCCTCCAGATGCCCGCCGCGGAACTGACGCTGTAATCGACGCCGCAGTTTTTAGCCACCGGCGTCTACCCCGGCCGTGGCGCCCGCATGTACGGTCTGTGGCGACGAGGCGACCGTCAGCGACGCCTGTCCGCACTGTGGCGCGGCGTGCTGTCCCCAGCACCGGCCGCCGACGGCCCACGACTGTCCCGGGACCGACGCCGGCGAGACGACCGGCTGGC includes:
- a CDS encoding DUF1828 domain-containing protein, whose protein sequence is MFDCTDTIRPALEDALDAFEIERDDNSCRVLTPFQQQNGDLVRLWIQPKAGDQLLIRDYGETFAMLELYGVNPKSDANKPRVRTIKKRFNLVDGFEGEIAAISPSAELGHRIVDVIQAVQAVSYLIYTHQTKQPSRFRTTVSEYLEGVGYDYKSPAEVQGATEPREFDIGINHREPMVLLDTVHSKRPYLLRQQVDRVKLNWWEIQDTDYSHGAIIDDVDGLYEDEIVDQLTDSLDYCFRWSNKEEITQEIPVKA
- a CDS encoding 2Fe-2S iron-sulfur cluster-binding protein, which translates into the protein MAATTVGIAGGALLTLAAVVLHYSKGSEWTPREDISQDVLERRAETVPETDFPEPGNRSIGGGGAVAAVGGAGGEGEGELAEGESGDDSPAAIPDDEAEVFEVEYVKEGETVEVQENETLLEAGEDEGWDLPYACREGQCISCAGHITDGGNAEDYVEHHTNQMLGEPELDEGYTLTCVAYPKSDLTLETGESP
- the tnpA gene encoding IS200/IS605 family transposase, with the translated sequence MKTTRHATYNLNYHIVWLPKYRNSVLANEVADRVRTILHEIADDKGLEILNLTVQPDHIHLFISSPPKNAPSLLANWFKGISSRKYNHRYADNDGEKIRWTRGYYAGTAGSVSSETVKNYIQRHEADES
- a CDS encoding DUF7350 domain-containing protein, producing the protein MDRRQYLQACLGAGTAAGLAGCTDLGFIETQELPSTPPVLEDRPDRVYHPTHVDGMEMVGQAESDNGDYGFALVYTYPHRFWRVDATTESVDDAILKDPDGSQDVHLMSVLWDPQTGRTLPDAGMSVDIRKDGEALDEQVIYPMLSPRMGFHFGANFQLDGDGDYEIALSVGGTSIRQTGDYQGRFGEQATVTVPFEFSTEERDNIGFERTEDEAGEASLPPVMDMDVPLGVAPDPAELPGTHHGTAESGDARLEVVSMESPPAGIDGDGAYLAVSARTPYNQLVLPQMALDATLDRDGQTVFEGALERTFDSDLGYHYGAAVDDVASGDALTIDVVTHPQVARHEGYETAFLQMPAAELTL
- a CDS encoding glutathione S-transferase family protein; this encodes MVNQFVDGEWVTDYDPTNEEGEFERQPTTFRDRVGSEDAEAGRYHLYVSYACPWAHRTLVTRQLLGLEDSITVDVVDPYRDDDGWQFTPEKDKCTPDTVNGFDYLREAYVEADPEYTGRVSVPVFWDKQEDTIVNNESREIMRNLTDVFADEVGNGVDLVPDELRDDVDEVLDAIYEPINNGVYRTGFAEKQAAYDEVVTELFDALDHWDSVLADQRYLVGDRLTEADIAMYTTLVRFDEVYHTHFMCNHQFIREYDNLWPYLRDLYQTRGFGETTHMDHIKEHYYTTHPDVSPKRIVPMGPDPDFEADHDRDSLAGEPPV
- a CDS encoding helix-turn-helix domain-containing protein, with amino-acid sequence MPSTSRFVLTGTRGGADRTRILLLVADQARTVKQLADAMGRDCATVQSHLEVLQKNDLVDARAKDRTYYRPTPRARADWETIEKAAESLDRKQTREPNQQLL
- a CDS encoding RNA-guided endonuclease InsQ/TnpB family protein; this encodes MTELTKTLELKLVQPNAHKRRKLRETREAYQQALHDTFGARCTTQTEANDVVVNYDLSGYAKNALKKYVPQLTTTYNAEELHDDHPIRFTNEGLRLDHKPENAIEWYVKIPHHEDYHLWLPAQPNPEQRGWLEALHAGDAELGESRLFERDGTWFLHVTVTRDVEDSFEVSAEERTPIGVDIGEASLVTVCHRDDHGSPTAPELWADEGKTVRRLRKTYFTATRRLQERGSDRLSESFGDDLWSQIDDVFHRVTREVVEYAESIENPVLVLEDLTYIRESMDYGKYMNRRLHGWGFAKLHAQIRYKAVEKGIPVETVNPRNTSKECHACGEVGYRPKQATFKCTNDDCWMGEYQADVNGAVNIADRYLGGESRSRKHENDDDSAEDGACLTAPQDSQADAKTQQATLGTYAS